From a region of the Bradyrhizobium sp. KBS0727 genome:
- a CDS encoding SGNH/GDSL hydrolase family protein, whose product MSCHYPFRLTTFAAAAFALLTPACVLPLHAQVAQPQAAQQAALGDNAKAEAAKPPAAPTTGGSPTSVGSPTTGAGNAAAVDQAAPAQQKGLTGRALDKVKEVAKSASDVFSRVPCLSPKGLAVSMGSLPHVANKLIAGQPVVIIAFGSSSTDGYGASSPEFKYPNRLAAQLRRQYPTADITVVNRGKGGEDAPEMMKRLQAEVIDMHPDMVIWQVGTNAVLRNLDPTETANMVEEGVARIQAAGADLVLVDPQYSPRVNEHPESAGKIVKLLGRVAELRHVGVFPRFEVMRDWHEKQSIPIDSFVISDGLHMNDWGYACFAQLLGDDIIKSVGQIKLGVNVPANVRTYRPM is encoded by the coding sequence ATGAGTTGTCACTACCCTTTTCGTTTGACCACATTCGCCGCCGCCGCTTTTGCGCTGTTGACGCCTGCCTGCGTTTTGCCGCTGCACGCGCAAGTTGCCCAGCCGCAGGCCGCGCAGCAGGCCGCGCTCGGCGACAATGCCAAGGCTGAAGCCGCCAAGCCGCCGGCCGCGCCGACGACGGGCGGCTCGCCGACCTCAGTCGGTTCACCGACCACCGGCGCCGGCAATGCCGCGGCCGTCGATCAGGCCGCTCCGGCACAGCAAAAGGGCCTCACCGGCCGGGCGCTCGACAAGGTGAAGGAGGTCGCGAAATCGGCGAGCGATGTCTTCAGCCGCGTGCCGTGTCTGTCGCCGAAGGGCCTCGCCGTGTCGATGGGCTCGCTGCCGCATGTCGCGAACAAGTTGATCGCGGGCCAGCCGGTCGTGATCATCGCGTTCGGGTCATCCTCGACCGACGGTTACGGCGCGTCGTCGCCCGAATTCAAATATCCCAACCGGCTCGCCGCGCAGCTGCGCCGGCAATATCCGACCGCCGACATCACCGTCGTTAACCGCGGCAAGGGTGGCGAGGACGCGCCCGAAATGATGAAGCGGTTGCAGGCCGAAGTGATCGACATGCATCCGGACATGGTGATCTGGCAGGTCGGCACCAACGCGGTGCTGCGCAACCTCGATCCGACCGAGACCGCCAACATGGTCGAGGAGGGCGTCGCGCGCATTCAGGCGGCCGGCGCCGACCTCGTGCTGGTCGATCCGCAATATTCGCCGCGCGTCAACGAACATCCGGAAAGCGCCGGCAAGATCGTCAAGCTGCTCGGCAGGGTCGCCGAACTCCGTCACGTCGGCGTGTTTCCGCGCTTCGAGGTGATGCGCGACTGGCACGAGAAGCAGTCGATCCCGATCGACAGCTTCGTCATCTCCGACGGCCTGCACATGAACGACTGGGGCTACGCCTGCTTCGCCCAACTGCTCGGCGACGACATCATCAAGTCGGTCGGTCAGATCAAGCTCGGCGTCAACGTGCCGGCCAACGTGCGCACGTATCGGCCGATGTGA
- a CDS encoding OpgC domain-containing protein has product MTSIADPIAGTPLGGAKPDIKPDIKATPAASDAAAAASAPAIAFPAAGERELRLDLFRGLALWLIFIDHLPPNILTWFTIRNYGFSDATEIFIFISGYTAAFVYGRAMLEAGVVVATARILRRVWQIYVAHVFLFTIFLAEISYVATSFENPLYSEEMGIMDFLKQPDVTIVQALLLRFRPVNMDVLPLYIVLMLFLPLILWLMKWKPDVTLALSALIYALTWHFDWYLSAYPNGVWFFNPLAWQLLFVFGAWCAMGGAQRMSRILVSPVTMWISFVYLFASFCVTLTWYVPQLSHLMPRVVEQWMYPIDKTDLDVLRFAHFLALAAITVRFLPRDWPGLKSPWLRPLILCGQHSLEIFCLGVFLAFAGHFVLAEVSGGAAMHLLVSISGILIMWGMAWVISWYKHSADKGASKTKSAAGNADMAGGGA; this is encoded by the coding sequence ATGACGTCCATTGCCGATCCCATCGCCGGTACGCCGCTTGGCGGTGCCAAGCCCGATATCAAGCCCGATATCAAGGCCACGCCGGCGGCGAGCGACGCCGCGGCGGCTGCGTCCGCACCGGCGATTGCGTTTCCGGCCGCCGGCGAGCGCGAATTGCGGCTCGACCTGTTTCGCGGGCTCGCGCTGTGGCTGATCTTCATCGATCATCTGCCGCCGAACATCCTGACCTGGTTCACGATCCGCAATTACGGATTTTCCGACGCCACCGAGATCTTCATCTTCATCTCCGGCTATACCGCGGCCTTTGTCTATGGCCGCGCGATGCTGGAGGCGGGCGTCGTGGTGGCGACCGCGCGGATCCTGCGGCGGGTCTGGCAGATCTATGTCGCGCATGTGTTCCTGTTCACGATCTTCCTGGCCGAGATTTCCTACGTCGCCACCAGTTTCGAGAACCCGCTCTACAGCGAAGAGATGGGCATCATGGATTTTCTCAAGCAGCCTGACGTGACCATCGTCCAGGCGCTGCTGCTGAGATTCCGCCCCGTCAACATGGACGTGCTGCCGCTCTATATCGTGCTGATGCTGTTCCTGCCGCTGATCCTGTGGCTGATGAAGTGGAAGCCCGACGTCACGCTGGCGCTGTCGGCGCTGATCTATGCGCTGACCTGGCATTTCGACTGGTACCTGTCGGCGTATCCGAATGGCGTCTGGTTCTTCAACCCGCTGGCCTGGCAGTTGCTGTTCGTGTTCGGGGCCTGGTGCGCGATGGGCGGGGCTCAGCGGATGTCGCGGATCCTGGTGTCGCCGGTGACGATGTGGATTTCGTTCGTCTACCTGTTTGCCTCTTTCTGCGTCACCCTGACCTGGTACGTGCCCCAGCTCAGCCACTTGATGCCGCGCGTCGTCGAACAGTGGATGTATCCGATCGACAAGACCGATCTCGACGTATTGCGCTTCGCTCATTTCCTGGCGCTGGCGGCGATCACGGTGCGCTTCCTGCCCAGGGATTGGCCGGGGCTGAAATCGCCCTGGCTGCGACCATTGATCCTGTGCGGTCAGCATTCGCTTGAGATATTCTGCCTCGGTGTCTTCCTGGCTTTCGCAGGGCATTTCGTGCTGGCCGAAGTCTCCGGCGGTGCTGCAATGCACTTGCTGGTCAGCATCTCCGGGATCCTCATCATGTGGGGAATGGCGTGGGTGATTTCGTGGTACAAGCACTCTGCCGACAAGGGTGCGTCGAAAACAAAAAGCGCCGCCGGCAACGCCGACATGGCGGGAGGAGGCGCATGA
- a CDS encoding SGNH/GDSL hydrolase family protein has product MRSAVRTLLGMTLLAGLAATGFARAEDAPQTCDVPAYLLTSENSLPRVAEAVKNGQPLTILVVGSRSSSIPSAEASAYPARLQEALKERLPQLAINLSVELQSAKSAEETAGTLVKLVEAKRPTLVIWQTGTVDAMRSGDPDDFRSALDEGVVALQKAGTDVVLVNLQYSPRTETMISAPPYLDNMRVVAQQHEVPLFDRFAIMRHWNDAGDFDLFSTAHGIDLAKRVHACLGRALSKFVIDTAHLDAAQQN; this is encoded by the coding sequence ATGAGGTCCGCTGTCAGGACTCTGCTGGGCATGACGCTGCTCGCCGGCTTGGCGGCTACCGGTTTTGCGCGCGCCGAGGATGCCCCCCAGACCTGCGATGTGCCGGCCTATCTTTTGACCAGCGAAAACTCGCTGCCGAGAGTGGCGGAGGCCGTGAAAAACGGCCAGCCGCTGACCATCCTGGTGGTCGGCAGCCGTTCCTCCTCCATCCCCTCCGCGGAAGCCAGCGCCTACCCCGCCAGGTTGCAGGAGGCGCTGAAAGAGCGGCTGCCGCAGCTCGCGATCAACCTATCCGTAGAACTACAGTCCGCGAAATCCGCCGAGGAAACGGCCGGCACGCTCGTTAAGCTGGTGGAAGCAAAAAGGCCTACTTTGGTTATCTGGCAGACCGGCACCGTCGATGCTATGCGATCCGGCGATCCCGACGATTTTCGCAGCGCGTTGGACGAAGGTGTTGTTGCGCTGCAAAAAGCTGGAACCGATGTGGTCTTGGTCAACCTGCAATACAGTCCGCGCACGGAAACGATGATTTCTGCGCCGCCCTATCTCGACAATATGCGGGTGGTGGCGCAGCAGCACGAGGTTCCGCTGTTCGACCGGTTTGCGATCATGCGTCACTGGAACGACGCCGGAGATTTCGACCTGTTCAGTACCGCGCACGGCATCGATCTGGCCAAGCGCGTCCACGCCTGCCTCGGCCGCGCGCTGTCGAAATTCGTGATCGATACCGCCCACCTTGATGCGGCGCAGCAGAATTAA
- a CDS encoding O-succinylhomoserine sulfhydrylase, which translates to MSDANSAARYRPETRLVHSGTLRSQYGETSEALFLTQGFVYDTAEQCEARFKGEDPGFLYSRFSNPNISMFERRMIELEGAEAARATATGMAAVTTAILAPLKAGDHVVAAKAMFGSCRYVVEDLLPRYGIQSTLVDGLDLDQWKKAMRPNTRTCFLESPTNPTLDVMDISAIAEIAHQGGARLIVDNVFATPIWQSPLSLGADVVVYSATKHIDGQGRCLGGIILSSEAFIAEHIHNFMRQTGPSMSPFNAWVLLKGLETLAVRVRAQTETAAKIADALASHPKISRLIYPGRADHPQAALVKKQMRAGSTLIGFEVKGGKAGAFRCLNGLKISRISNNLGDAKSLVTHPATTTHQRLAPEARAELGISEGFIRFSAGLEHADDLIEDFAAALEKA; encoded by the coding sequence ATGTCTGACGCTAATTCTGCTGCCCGCTATCGTCCCGAAACCCGGCTGGTCCATTCCGGCACCCTGCGCTCGCAATACGGAGAAACCTCCGAGGCGCTGTTCCTGACCCAAGGCTTCGTCTACGACACTGCCGAGCAATGCGAGGCACGGTTCAAGGGCGAGGATCCCGGCTTCCTCTATTCGCGGTTTTCCAATCCCAACATCTCGATGTTCGAGCGCCGCATGATCGAGCTCGAAGGCGCAGAGGCCGCGCGCGCGACCGCGACCGGCATGGCCGCGGTGACCACCGCGATCCTGGCGCCGCTGAAGGCCGGCGACCACGTGGTGGCGGCGAAGGCGATGTTCGGCTCCTGCCGCTACGTGGTGGAAGACCTGCTGCCGCGCTACGGCATCCAGTCGACGCTGGTCGACGGCCTCGACCTCGACCAGTGGAAGAAGGCGATGCGGCCGAACACCAGGACCTGCTTCCTGGAGAGCCCGACCAACCCGACGCTCGACGTGATGGACATTTCGGCGATCGCCGAAATCGCGCATCAGGGCGGCGCGCGGCTGATCGTCGACAACGTGTTCGCGACGCCGATCTGGCAGAGCCCGCTGTCGCTCGGCGCCGACGTCGTGGTCTATTCCGCCACCAAGCACATCGACGGCCAGGGCCGCTGCCTCGGCGGCATCATCCTGTCCTCGGAAGCGTTCATCGCCGAGCACATTCACAACTTCATGCGCCAGACCGGCCCGTCGATGTCGCCGTTCAATGCCTGGGTGCTGCTGAAGGGGCTGGAGACATTGGCCGTGCGCGTACGCGCGCAGACCGAGACCGCGGCGAAGATTGCCGACGCGCTCGCCAGCCATCCGAAGATCTCGCGGCTGATCTATCCCGGCCGCGCCGATCATCCGCAGGCAGCGCTGGTGAAGAAGCAGATGCGCGCCGGTTCGACCCTGATCGGCTTCGAGGTCAAGGGCGGCAAGGCCGGCGCGTTCCGCTGCCTCAACGGGCTGAAGATCTCGCGGATCTCGAACAATCTCGGCGACGCCAAAAGCCTCGTCACCCATCCCGCCACCACGACGCACCAGCGGCTGGCGCCGGAAGCACGCGCCGAACTCGGCATCAGCGAAGGTTTTATTCGCTTTTCCGCCGGGCTCGAGCATGCCGACGATCTGATCGAGGATTTCGCGGCGGCGCTGGAGAAGGCGTGA